A single region of the Aptenodytes patagonicus chromosome 7, bAptPat1.pri.cur, whole genome shotgun sequence genome encodes:
- the LOC143162936 gene encoding mucin-5AC-like, giving the protein MEGQDMLLQPETVLRSLAEAISSGAASATVSSKVNIIQPMLTNPVITPSNPAHNGRVCSTWGNFHFKTFDGDIFSFPGLCNYVFASHCNTPYEDFNIQIRRIVVENAPTINRIIMKLEGVAAELTKDVVLINSNKVQLPYSQSGITIEKSSIYVKVASKMGIVLMWNEDDSILLELNEKYANQTCGLCGDFNGFPIYNEFYSSNIKMTALQFGNMQKMDGPTEHCEDSTSTLPDNCTDNFDDICQKTLTSSAFAECNDLVDVREYIMACQDDLCRSEESKNASCVCDTFAEYSRQCAHAGGHPLNWRTSKLCSKKCPYNMQYQECSSPCADTCTNPERSQFCEEHCMDGCFCPPGTVFDDINNSGCIPRQQCSCVYNGNTYATGTSFSEQCHSCTCNGGQWSCQDTSCPGTCSVEGGSHISTYDKKHYNHHGDCTYVLSKHCKDETFTILVELRKCGLTDTETCLKTVILNMNKGQTLIEVKPDGGVFVNSIYTQLPISAANATVFRPSSFFIIIQTNFGVHLEIQITPIMQVFVRLDPIFKDQTCGLCGNFNNIQTDDFKAINGIIEGTATAFANTWRTQASCPNIQRSFENPCALSIDNEKYAQHWCGLLTDSKGPFADCHYAVNPSVYHMNCMFDTCNCENSEDCLCAALSSYVRACAAKGIQLRGWRTDVCSKYTTSCPKSLSYSYTISSCQPTCRSLSEPDVTCNIKFVPVDGCTCINGTYMDDSGKCVPANECPCYYRGSPILFEEIVHDNGLVCTCIQGRLNCIGPPNPTPVCESPMVYFDCRNITAGTTGAECQKSCQTLDMQCYSTQCISGCVCPAGLVLDGNGGCIPEEECPCIHNEAMYQPGEKISVDCNTCVCKNRKWECTKNQCLGTCAVYGDGHYNTFDDKRFSFNGNCEYTLVQDHCGKSGTANGTFRIITENIPCGNTGTTCSKSIKVFLESYELILGEEHVSVVKRGQNNEVPYTVRYMGMYLVIETTNGLILMWDKKTSIFIKLSPDFKGQICGLCGNYDGNGINDFTTRSQSVVENVLEFGNSWKVSSTCPDAYSIKDPCSTNPYRKSWSEKQCSIINSNIFAACHSQVEPAKYYQACVTDACACDTGGDCDCFCTAVAAYAQACSEVGVCVAWRTPSICPLFCDYYNQQGECEWHYKPCGASCMKTCRNPSGKCLHNLPGLEGCYPNCPPDKPYFHEDDMKCVSLCDCYDNENGKIYRRDECHLW; this is encoded by the exons CTTCTGCTACAGTTTCATCTAAGGTGAACATCATCCAGCCAATGCTGACAAATCCAGTAATAACAC CTTCCAATCCTGCTCACAATGGCCGCGTGTGCAGCACATGGGGCAACTTCCACTTCAAGACCTTTGATGGAGACATATTCTCCTTCCCTGGGCTCTGTAATTATGTTTTTGCATCCCATTGCAACACTCCCTATGAGGATTTCAACATCCAGATTAGGCGCATAGTGGTGGAAAATGCTCCAACAATCAACCGTATCATCATGAAACTTGAAGGTGTAGCTGCTGAACTAACAAAGGATGTTGTCCTGATCAACAGCAACAA aGTTCAACTGCCATACAGCCAATCTGGAATTACGAtagagaaaagcagcatttatgTGAAAGTTGCCAGCAAAATGGGTATTGTGTTAATGTGGAATGAAGATGACAGTATCCTG CTGGAATTGAATGAGAAATATGCCAATCAGACCTGTGGACTTTGTGGGGACTTCAATGGCTTTCCAATTTACAATGAGTTCTATTCAAGca ATATTAAGATGACAGCCTTGCAGTTTGGGAATATGCAGAAAATGGATGGGCCAACAGAACACTGTGAAGACTCCACTTCTACCCTGCCAGATAATTGCACTGATAATTTT gatGACATATGCCAGAAAACATTGACCAGCTCTGCGTTTGCAGAGTGTAATGACCTAGTTGATGTTAGAGAGTACATTATGGCTTGCCAAGATGACTTGTGCCGCTCTGAAGAGTCTAAAAACGCCTCATGTGTCTGTGACACCTTCGCTGAATACTCCCGGCAGTGCGCTCATGCTGGGGGGCATCCTCTGAACTGGAGAACCTCAAAACTGTGCT CCAAGAAGTGTCCATACAACATGCAATACCAGGAGTGCAGCTCCCCCTGTGCTGACACATGCACCAACCCTGAACGATCTCAGTTTTGTGAAGAACACTGTATGGATGGTTGTTTCTGCCCCCCAG ggaCTGTATTTGATGACATCAACAATTCTGGCTGCATTCCCCGTCAGCAGTGCTCCTGTGTTTACAATGGCAACACCTATGCTACAGGAACTTCTTTTTCAGAGCAGTGCCATTCCTG TACCTGTAACGGAGGCCAGTGGAGCTGCCAAGACACGTCATGCCCAGGAACATGTTCAGTAGAGGGAGGTTCGCACATTTCCACCTATGATAAAAAACACTACAATCACCATGGAGACTGCACTTACGTCCTTTCTAAG cactgtaAAGATGAAACGTTCACCATCCTGGTAGAACTACGCAAATGTGGCCTAACAGACACTGAGACATGCTTAAAGACAGTGATCCTCAACATGAATAAAGGACAAACT CTCATCGAAGTCAAACCTGATGGTGGTGTGTTTGTGAACTCGATCTACACCCAGCTGCCCATCTCagcag CTAATGCCACTGTGTTCAGACCTTCATCATTCTTCATCATCATACAGACAAACTTTGGCGTCCACCTTGAAATCCAAATCACACCCATCATGCAAGTGTTTGTGCGACTGGATCCTATTTTCAAAGACCAGACCTGTG GTCTCTGTGGAAATTTCAATAATATCCAAACTGATGACTTCAAGGCCATAAATGGAATAATTGAAGGAACAGCAACAGCATTTGCTAATACGTGGAGAACTCAGGCTTCATGCCCTAATATCCAGCGCAGTTTTGAGAACCCTTGTGCCCTCAGCATTGATAATG AAAAATATGCTCAGCATTGGTGTGGACTACTAACTGACAGCAAAGGACCTTTTGCTGATTGTCACTATGCAGTGAATCCCTCTGTTTACCACATG AACTGCATGTTTGACACATGTAACTGTGAAAATAGTGAGGACTGTCTGTGTGCAGCCCTGTCTTCCTATGTGAGAGCTTGTGCTGCAAAAGGAATCCAGCTGCGTGGATGGAGGACTGACGTCTGCT CAAAATACACCACCTCATGTCCCAAATCCCTAAGCTACAGCTATACCATCTCTTCCTGTCAACCCACTTGTCGGTCTCTGAGTGAGCCTGATGTCACATGCAACATTAAGTTTGTTCCAGTTGATGGCTGCACTTGCATAAATGGAACCTACATGGATGACAGTGGCAAATGTGTGCCTGCCAATGAATGCCCCTGCTACTACAGAGGATCTCCCATACTATTTGAAGAGATTGTCCATGACAATGGGCTTGTATG CACTTGCATCCAGGGAAGACTGAATTGCATTGGACCACCCAATCCAACTCCAG TCTGTGAATCTCCCATGGTCTACTTTGACTGTAGAAACATCACTGCAGGAACAACTGGAGCAGAATGTCAAAAAAGTTGCCAGACTCTGGATATGCAGTGT TATAGCACGCAATGTATATCTGGCTGCGTGTGCCCAGCTGGGCTTGTGTTAGATGGGAATGGTGGTTGTATTCCTGAAGAGGAATGTCCGTGTATTCACAATGAAGCCATGTATCAGCCTGGGGAAAAGATCAGCGTTGACTGTAACACCTG TGTATGCAAGAATAGGAAGTGGGAATGCACCAAAAACCAATGTCTGGGCACTTGTGCTGTTTATGGAGATGGTCATTATAATACTTTTGATGACAAAAGGTTCAGCTTCAATGGAAACTGTGAATACACACTAGTTCAG GACCACTGTGGGAAGAGTGGCACAGCCAATGGGACCTTCAGGATTATCACTGAAAATATTCCCTGTGGCAACACTGGGACAACTTGCTCAAAATCTATCAAAGTTTTCTTAGAG aGCTATGAACTGATACTTGGTGAGGAGCATGTCAGTGTCGTAAAGAGAGGACAAAACAATGAGGTACCATACACAGTCCGCTATATGGGTATGTACTTGGTAATTGAGACCACAAACGGACTGATCCTCATGTGGGACAAGAAAACCAGCATCTTCATCAAGCTCAGCCCTGATTTTAAG GGCCAGATCTGTGGCCTCTGTGGAAATTACGATGGCAACGGCATCAATGACTTTACTACAAGGAGTCAGTCTGTGGTAGAGAATGTCCTAGAGTTTGGAAACAGCTGGAAAGTATCCTCTACATGTCCTGATGCTTACAGCATAAAGGATCCATGTTCTACCAACCCTTATCGAAAGTCCTGGTCAGAGAAGCAGTGTAGCATCATCAACAGCAACATCTTTGCTGCCTGTCACTCTCAG gTTGAACCAGCAAAATATTACCAAGCATGTGTGACAGATGCTTGTGCATGTGACACTGGAGGAGACTGTGATTGCTTTTGTACAGCAGTAGCTGCCTATGCTCAAGCATGTAGTGAAGTTGGTGTCTGCGTAGCCTGGAGAACCCCATCAATCTGTC CACTGTTCTGTGATTACTACAATCAACAAGGGGAATGTGAATGGCACTATAAGCCTTGTGGAGCCTCCTGTATGAAGACCTGTAGGAACCCAAGTGGAAAATGCCTCCATAACTTGCCAGGTTTAGAAG gcTGCTACCCTAACTGCCCACCAGACAAGCCATATTTTCATGAGGATGATATGAAGTGCGTCAGTCTCTGTGACTGTTATGataatgaaaatggaaagatatATAGACGGGATGAATGTCATTTATGGTAA